The following proteins come from a genomic window of Aequorivita marisscotiae:
- the ftsY gene encoding signal recognition particle-docking protein FtsY, with protein MSLFKKIFSKEKKETLDKGLEKTKTSFFDKLSKAVAGKSKVDDDVLDNLEEVLVSSDVGVNTTLKIIDRIEARVAQDKYLGTDELNKILREEIAGLLSEIDSGNATDFEIPANKKPYVIMVVGVNGVGKTTTIGKLAYQFKKAGKKVVLGAADTFRAAAIDQLQIWADRTDVEIVKQSMGSDPASVAFDTLQSAVTQNADVVIIDTAGRLHNKVNLMNELTKVKRVMQKVVPDAPHDVLLVLDGSTGQNAFEQAKQFTAATEVTSLAVTKLDGTAKGGVVIGISDQFKIPVKYIGVGEGMEDLQVFNKFEFVDSFFK; from the coding sequence ATGAGTCTATTCAAAAAAATATTTTCGAAAGAGAAAAAAGAAACGCTCGATAAAGGACTTGAAAAAACAAAGACTTCCTTTTTTGATAAACTGAGCAAAGCAGTTGCCGGAAAAAGCAAGGTTGATGACGATGTTTTAGACAACCTTGAAGAAGTTCTTGTGTCTAGTGATGTGGGCGTAAATACAACACTTAAGATAATTGATAGAATTGAAGCGCGCGTAGCCCAAGATAAATACTTGGGAACAGATGAGCTCAATAAGATTTTGCGCGAGGAGATTGCAGGTCTTCTAAGCGAAATAGATTCCGGAAACGCTACAGATTTTGAAATTCCAGCAAATAAAAAACCATATGTTATTATGGTAGTTGGTGTAAATGGGGTAGGGAAAACAACCACTATTGGCAAACTGGCATATCAATTTAAAAAAGCTGGAAAGAAAGTGGTATTGGGTGCAGCAGATACCTTTCGCGCCGCCGCCATTGACCAATTACAAATTTGGGCCGATAGAACCGATGTCGAAATTGTAAAACAAAGTATGGGCAGTGATCCTGCAAGCGTAGCTTTTGATACCCTCCAAAGTGCGGTAACCCAAAATGCCGACGTGGTGATTATAGATACTGCCGGACGTCTTCACAACAAGGTTAATCTAATGAACGAGCTTACAAAGGTAAAACGGGTAATGCAAAAAGTAGTTCCGGATGCACCGCACGATGTGTTGTTGGTCTTGGATGGTTCTACAGGTCAAAACGCGTTTGAACAAGCAAAACAATTTACTGCTGCCACCGAAGTAACTTCCCTTGCCGTTACAAAACTTGACGGTACAGCCAAAGGCGGTGTAGTAATAGGAATTAGCGATCAATTTAAAATTCCTGTAAAATATATTGGCGTAGGTGAAGGCATGGAAGATCTGCAGGTTTTTAATAAATTTGAATTTGTAGATTCATTCTTTAAGTAG
- a CDS encoding DUF4295 domain-containing protein codes for MAKKSVASLQTGSKRLTKAIKMVKSPKSGAYTFTEAIMAPELVNDWLNKK; via the coding sequence ATGGCAAAGAAATCAGTAGCATCGTTACAAACAGGATCAAAGCGTTTAACCAAAGCAATTAAAATGGTTAAGTCGCCAAAATCGGGGGCATATACATTTACTGAAGCTATTATGGCTCCAGAATTGGTAAACGACTGGTTGAACAAAAAGTAA
- a CDS encoding S9 family peptidase, protein MKKITFLLAFLCAGFLFAQNTMTPELLWQVKKVSPIGISENGEVLFYKVTTPNIPENSFDSKYYAMRVSGGNFAEVTKEEAKVADKNLSPDGNFLLIDKEVHVKDVMAKDIYSDLPKSDAYVYTSLDYRHWDKYNDGSYSHVFYKDVNTGAETDITPQQPYYTPQAPFGGDEDYIWGPKGENIYYVSKKLAGTDYAVSTNTDIYKYNLASKQTENITEENKGYDTQPAFSENGTLAWLQMKTDGYEADKNDIVVLENGVKQNLTAQWDGTVNGFTWAKNNKDIYFTAPVDGTKQIFKVDYPGKTRKMPLVEQLSKGQFDVTGIVAEIDGQLIVTRTDMNHATEIFSFNLKSNTFKQLTQVNTEFYGKLTLPTVEKRMVTTKDGKQMLVWVILPPNFDKNKKYPTLLYAQGGPQSALSQFYSTRWNFQLMASQGYIIVAPNRRGMPGHGVEWNEAISGDWGGGAMQDYLDAIDDVAKEPYVDKDRLGAIGASFGGYSVFWLAGNHEGRFKTFIAHDGVFDTRAMYGTTEELFFVNYDMGGAYWEKDNAIAQKAFNEFNPITYVDKWDTPIMIIQGGKDYRVPIEQGLGAFQAAQLQGIKSKLLYLPEENHWVLQPQNALVWQREFFNWLKETL, encoded by the coding sequence ATGAAAAAAATAACTTTCCTGCTGGCCTTTCTTTGTGCTGGCTTTTTGTTTGCGCAAAACACAATGACTCCCGAGCTTTTATGGCAGGTGAAAAAAGTAAGTCCGATTGGAATTTCTGAAAACGGCGAAGTGCTTTTTTATAAAGTAACCACGCCAAATATACCGGAAAACAGTTTCGACTCTAAGTATTACGCAATGCGCGTTTCGGGTGGCAATTTTGCCGAAGTTACAAAAGAAGAAGCCAAAGTAGCCGATAAAAACCTTTCGCCCGATGGCAACTTTCTTTTAATAGACAAAGAGGTACACGTAAAAGATGTAATGGCGAAGGATATTTACAGCGACCTTCCCAAAAGCGATGCGTACGTTTATACTTCGTTGGATTATCGCCACTGGGATAAATACAACGACGGTAGTTACAGCCACGTTTTTTACAAAGATGTAAACACAGGTGCCGAAACCGATATTACGCCACAACAACCGTACTACACACCACAAGCACCATTTGGCGGTGATGAGGATTATATCTGGGGGCCAAAAGGCGAAAACATTTATTACGTAAGTAAAAAGTTAGCTGGAACCGACTATGCGGTTAGTACTAATACAGACATTTACAAGTATAACCTTGCTAGTAAACAAACTGAAAATATAACCGAAGAAAACAAAGGATACGATACGCAGCCAGCTTTTTCAGAAAATGGTACTTTGGCGTGGCTTCAAATGAAAACCGATGGTTATGAAGCCGATAAAAACGATATTGTTGTACTGGAAAACGGCGTAAAACAAAACTTAACCGCTCAATGGGATGGCACGGTAAACGGATTTACCTGGGCTAAAAACAACAAGGATATTTATTTTACCGCTCCAGTTGACGGAACCAAACAAATTTTTAAGGTTGATTATCCTGGGAAGACTCGAAAAATGCCGCTTGTTGAACAACTATCAAAGGGGCAGTTTGATGTAACTGGGATTGTTGCAGAAATAGATGGGCAGTTAATTGTTACTCGCACCGATATGAATCACGCAACCGAAATATTCTCTTTCAATTTAAAGAGCAACACCTTTAAGCAACTTACACAAGTAAATACCGAGTTCTACGGAAAGTTAACCTTACCTACGGTTGAGAAGAGAATGGTAACTACAAAAGATGGTAAGCAAATGCTGGTTTGGGTTATTCTTCCGCCAAATTTCGACAAAAATAAAAAGTACCCAACCTTGCTTTACGCACAGGGCGGGCCACAATCGGCGCTGTCGCAGTTTTATTCCACACGTTGGAATTTTCAACTTATGGCATCTCAGGGGTATATTATTGTAGCGCCAAACCGTCGCGGAATGCCAGGTCACGGCGTGGAATGGAATGAAGCAATTAGCGGCGACTGGGGCGGTGGCGCTATGCAGGATTACCTCGATGCGATTGATGATGTTGCTAAAGAACCCTATGTAGATAAAGATCGTTTAGGTGCAATAGGAGCTAGTTTTGGCGGATATTCTGTTTTTTGGCTGGCTGGAAATCACGAAGGTCGTTTTAAAACTTTTATCGCCCACGACGGAGTTTTTGACACGCGCGCCATGTACGGAACAACCGAAGAATTATTTTTTGTAAACTACGATATGGGTGGTGCCTATTGGGAAAAAGACAATGCCATTGCGCAAAAAGCTTTTAATGAATTTAACCCAATAACATATGTTGATAAATGGGACACCCCAATTATGATTATTCAAGGAGGCAAGGATTACCGCGTTCCTATTGAACAAGGTTTAGGGGCTTTTCAGGCTGCACAATTGCAAGGTATAAAAAGTAAGCTCCTCTATCTTCCCGAAGAAAATCACTGGGTGTTGCAACCGCAAAATGCTTTAGTATGGCAACGCGAGTTTTTTAATTGGTTGAAGGAAACTCTTTAA
- the rpmG gene encoding 50S ribosomal protein L33, which produces MAKKGNRVQVILECTEHKESGQPGTSRYITTKNKKNTPDRMELKKFNPILKKMTVHKEIK; this is translated from the coding sequence ATGGCTAAAAAAGGAAATAGAGTACAAGTAATTTTGGAGTGCACTGAGCACAAGGAATCTGGACAACCAGGAACTTCTCGTTACATCACGACCAAAAACAAAAAGAATACACCGGACAGAATGGAGTTGAAGAAATTCAACCCTATTTTAAAGAAAATGACGGTTCATAAAGAGATTAAATAA